In Deltaproteobacteria bacterium, one DNA window encodes the following:
- the ileS gene encoding isoleucine--tRNA ligase (IleRS; catalyzes the formation of isoleucyl-tRNA(Ile) from isoleucine and tRNA(Ile); since isoleucine and other amino acids such as valine are similar, there are additional editing function in this enzyme; one is involved in hydrolysis of activated valine-AMP and the other is involved in deacylation of mischarged Val-tRNA(Ile); there are two active sites, one for aminoacylation and one for editing; class-I aminoacyl-tRNA synthetase family type 1 subfamily; some organisms carry two different copies of this enzyme), protein DVWFDSGTSFAAVLEGRPECRFPADLYLEGTDQHRGWFHSSLLASVGNRGTAPYRAVLTHGFVVDGQGRKMSKSVGNVVAPQEIIKKYGAEILRLWVASENYQEDVRISDEIMGRLVDAYRRIRNTFRFILGNISDFDPEGSALTGTHLLPLDRFALDLVQSRHRTIQKAYERFEFHRVFHTLHNLCVTDLSAFYLDIIKDRLYVSAPDSLERNSARTALWHIALTLLQDIAPILSFTAEELFSHMPETLRGPGQTVFTLRHDLREIFVTPEERNQWEILLQVRTEVSKAIEPLRQSKALGHSLDSHVRLFADEDLFKILGPLASDLATLFIVSRADLLPADQAPADAQASTELEGLKIIVQRASGDKCQRCWMYNEEIGTDAEHSDVCPRCAAVLRDLGSGA, encoded by the coding sequence GACGTCTGGTTCGACTCGGGCACGAGTTTCGCCGCTGTTCTCGAAGGTCGTCCCGAGTGCCGATTCCCGGCCGACCTTTACCTCGAAGGCACAGATCAGCACCGGGGATGGTTCCACAGTTCGCTCCTGGCCTCGGTAGGCAACCGGGGAACGGCCCCCTACCGGGCTGTCCTGACCCACGGTTTCGTCGTCGACGGCCAGGGCCGCAAAATGTCCAAGTCTGTAGGCAACGTCGTCGCTCCCCAGGAGATCATCAAGAAGTATGGGGCTGAAATCCTCCGCCTCTGGGTGGCTTCGGAAAACTACCAGGAGGATGTCCGAATCTCCGACGAGATCATGGGCCGACTGGTGGACGCCTATCGCCGCATCCGCAACACTTTCCGCTTCATTCTCGGCAACATCTCGGACTTCGACCCCGAGGGCTCGGCCCTGACCGGCACGCACCTGCTTCCCCTGGACCGCTTCGCCCTGGACCTGGTCCAGTCCCGACACCGGACCATCCAGAAGGCCTATGAACGCTTCGAGTTCCACCGGGTTTTCCACACCCTCCACAATCTTTGCGTCACCGATCTCTCGGCATTCTACCTGGACATCATCAAGGACCGGCTCTACGTCTCGGCCCCGGACAGTCTGGAGCGGAACTCAGCCCGCACCGCGCTCTGGCATATTGCCTTGACCCTCCTCCAAGACATCGCACCCATCCTGAGTTTCACCGCCGAGGAGTTATTCTCCCACATGCCCGAAACCTTGCGTGGCCCGGGTCAGACCGTCTTCACCCTTCGCCACGACCTCCGGGAAATCTTCGTGACCCCGGAGGAACGCAATCAATGGGAAATCCTCCTTCAGGTCAGGACCGAGGTGTCCAAGGCCATTGAGCCCCTGCGGCAGTCCAAGGCCCTGGGGCATTCGTTGGACAGCCACGTCCGGCTCTTCGCCGACGAAGATCTTTTTAAAATTCTGGGGCCTCTGGCCTCTGACCTTGCTACCCTATTCATTGTTTCCAGGGCTGATCTGCTTCCAGCTGACCAGGCCCCGGCCGATGCCCAGGCCTCGACCGAACTGGAGGGACTCAAAATCATCGTCCAACGAGCCTCGGGTGACAAATGCCAGCGCTGCTGGATGTACAATGAAGAAATCGGAACCGACGCGGAGCACTCCGACGTCTGCCCCAGATGCGCCGCGGTGCTCCGGGATTTGGGATCGGGTGCCTAG
- the lspA gene encoding signal peptidase II yields MFFSNRYTLVSAIGAVVLFLDQITKFWVEATIPRWGTGMTVIPGFFDIVHVLNRGAAFGFLNRSDIQWQTYFFIGASALAVVLIFHLVRTVNREDKPLFIGLGLILGGAMGNLIDRIRLGEVVDFLDFYIGPHHWPAFNIADMAITTGCFFLLVSFYIRKRDASNSR; encoded by the coding sequence ATGTTTTTTTCCAACCGCTACACCTTGGTTTCGGCCATTGGAGCCGTCGTCCTCTTTCTGGACCAGATCACCAAGTTCTGGGTCGAGGCGACAATTCCCCGCTGGGGAACCGGAATGACCGTTATCCCGGGGTTCTTCGACATCGTCCATGTCCTGAACCGGGGCGCGGCCTTCGGCTTCCTGAATCGATCAGACATCCAGTGGCAGACCTATTTCTTCATCGGAGCCTCGGCCCTGGCCGTTGTCCTCATCTTTCACCTAGTCCGAACCGTGAACCGCGAAGACAAGCCGCTATTCATCGGCCTTGGCCTCATCCTCGGCGGAGCCATGGGCAATCTCATCGACCGCATTCGCCTGGGCGAGGTCGTCGATTTTCTGGACTTCTACATCGGACCCCACCACTGGCCGGCCTTCAACATCGCCGACATGGCCATCACCACCGGTTGCTTCTTCCTTCTTGTCTCCTTCTACATTCGGAAACGCGATGCATCCAATTCTCGTTGA